From Butyricimonas paravirosa, one genomic window encodes:
- the prmA gene encoding 50S ribosomal protein L11 methyltransferase, producing the protein MFYTELTFHISPYVEDIADAIIAELGDLGYDSFSYSDDGFKAYIPSKNFNEEQVKSLEILSFFQSLYTITWEKAEIENQDWNKIWEENFTPILVQDRILVRAGFHPTIENIEHEIIIDPKMSFGTGHHATTALMLETILDMKPDFSGKKVLDMGCGTGILSIMAAQAGAQSVTGIDIDEWAYNNAMENIATNNMNNIRVLIGDATLLNGVEHYDIILANINRNILLNDMPAYVKVLNDNGYLIMSGFYTEDLPVICEKAELLQLTYQSNKVKDNWTATVFHKNDFSRKVTG; encoded by the coding sequence ATGTTTTATACAGAACTCACTTTCCATATCTCCCCTTACGTGGAGGACATTGCAGATGCGATTATTGCCGAACTCGGCGACCTCGGATACGACAGTTTTTCATACTCGGATGACGGTTTCAAAGCTTACATACCAAGCAAAAACTTCAACGAGGAACAAGTAAAGTCATTAGAAATCCTTTCTTTCTTCCAGTCTCTATACACGATCACCTGGGAAAAAGCAGAAATCGAGAACCAAGATTGGAATAAAATTTGGGAAGAAAACTTCACACCTATCCTCGTGCAAGACCGGATTCTGGTAAGAGCCGGATTCCATCCCACGATTGAAAACATCGAACACGAAATCATCATTGACCCGAAAATGAGTTTTGGCACGGGCCATCATGCCACAACAGCCCTCATGCTCGAAACGATCTTAGACATGAAACCTGATTTCTCCGGCAAAAAAGTCCTTGACATGGGATGTGGCACTGGTATTCTATCTATCATGGCCGCACAAGCCGGAGCCCAATCGGTTACCGGCATCGACATTGACGAATGGGCTTACAACAACGCCATGGAAAACATTGCCACCAACAACATGAACAATATACGTGTTCTCATCGGGGATGCAACATTACTAAACGGGGTAGAACACTATGACATCATCTTGGCCAATATCAACCGGAATATATTATTGAATGATATGCCCGCGTACGTGAAGGTACTCAATGACAACGGTTACCTCATCATGAGCGGATTTTACACCGAAGATCTTCCCGTTATTTGCGAGAAAGCCGAACTATTGCAACTAACCTATCAATCCAACAAAGTAAAAGACAACTGGACTGCCACGGTTTTCCACAAAAATGACTTTTCGCGGAAAGTTACAGGTTAG